From one Rhodoflexus caldus genomic stretch:
- the lon gene encoding endopeptidase La, translating to MSHYSFNDILSIAMSEDEAEDFIPLMKGTEQSMEENSDFPAELPILPVRNSVLFPGVIMPVTVSRQKAIKLVRKAYKGDRIIGVVTQKNNNADDPGLDDIYTVGTVARIMKLIALPDGHTTIIIQGRRKFHLDVILREHPYLTAQVTYLTDEMPDERKKDTKALVQSLKEAAHKIMRLNPEIPQDAEIAINNIESTDFLIHFLSANINAEVKDKQELLEYNSVKERGTKLLAHMLKEIELLQIKQEIHSKAHSDLDQQQRDYFLRQQIKVLQDELGVDGHEQEIERLRLRGAQKNWPEAVAKHFNKELDKALRLNPQSPEFPIAISYAEFMVDLPWNEFSEDTFDLKKAQAILDEDHYGLAKAKQRIIEYLAVLKLKGGNMRGPILCFYGPPGVGKTSLGRSIAKALGRKYIRMSLGGLRDEAEIRGHRKTYIGAMPGRILQSIKKAGTANPVFILDEIDKVGNDFRGDPASALLEVLDPEQNSTFLDNYLEVEYDLSKVMFIATANSLDTIHPALRDRMEIIEITGYTQEEKVQIAKQHLLPKLRKDHGLKAKDFSIDDKTLLKIVEEYTRESGVRNLEQKLGAVVRHVAKWVAMEEPYQKRIKPSDVEAILGAPIFDREMYQNNNFAGVVTGLAWTQAGGEILFVEASLNKGKGALTLSGQLGDVMKESAITALSYLKAHADELGIDHRIFNNYDLHIHVPAGAVPKDGPSAGITMLTALASLYTQRKVKDRLAMTGEITLRGKVLPVGGIKEKLLAARRAGINEIVLSARNRKDVEEIDTQYLHDLTIHYVETIDEVLQKALLPEKVAKPMHFEVETTPQVTTNGQTAGA from the coding sequence ATGTCACACTATTCTTTTAACGATATTCTATCAATAGCCATGTCGGAAGACGAGGCAGAAGATTTTATTCCGCTGATGAAGGGCACAGAGCAATCCATGGAAGAAAACAGCGATTTTCCGGCCGAATTGCCCATATTACCTGTGCGCAATTCGGTGCTATTCCCCGGGGTTATTATGCCTGTTACGGTCAGTCGCCAGAAAGCTATTAAGTTGGTGCGCAAAGCCTACAAAGGCGACCGTATCATAGGAGTAGTTACCCAAAAAAATAATAATGCCGACGACCCCGGATTAGACGACATCTACACCGTAGGTACTGTGGCGCGCATCATGAAACTGATTGCCTTGCCCGATGGTCATACTACTATCATCATTCAGGGGCGGCGCAAGTTTCATTTGGATGTCATTCTGCGCGAGCACCCGTATCTGACCGCTCAGGTTACTTATCTGACCGACGAAATGCCGGACGAGCGCAAAAAGGATACAAAAGCGTTGGTGCAGTCATTAAAAGAGGCCGCCCACAAAATCATGCGCCTGAATCCTGAAATTCCGCAGGATGCTGAAATTGCCATCAACAACATAGAGAGCACCGACTTCCTGATTCACTTTCTTTCTGCCAACATCAATGCAGAAGTGAAAGACAAACAGGAATTGCTGGAATATAACTCGGTGAAGGAGCGCGGTACAAAGTTGCTGGCACATATGCTCAAAGAGATAGAGCTGCTGCAAATCAAACAGGAAATTCACTCCAAAGCCCACTCCGATTTAGACCAGCAACAGCGCGATTATTTCCTCCGCCAGCAAATCAAAGTTTTGCAGGATGAACTCGGTGTGGACGGACACGAGCAGGAAATAGAGCGTCTTCGCCTTCGCGGTGCTCAGAAAAACTGGCCGGAGGCTGTCGCCAAACACTTTAATAAAGAATTAGACAAAGCCCTGCGCCTGAACCCTCAATCACCCGAATTCCCCATTGCCATCAGCTATGCGGAATTTATGGTGGACTTGCCTTGGAACGAGTTTTCCGAAGATACATTTGACCTGAAAAAAGCACAGGCCATCTTAGATGAAGACCACTACGGGCTGGCAAAGGCCAAACAGCGCATCATTGAATACTTGGCCGTTCTGAAACTGAAAGGCGGCAATATGCGCGGCCCTATTTTGTGTTTCTACGGCCCTCCCGGCGTAGGCAAAACCTCGCTTGGGCGCTCCATTGCCAAAGCATTGGGCAGAAAATACATCCGCATGTCGCTTGGCGGCCTGCGCGACGAGGCCGAAATTCGCGGGCATCGCAAAACCTATATAGGTGCAATGCCCGGCCGCATTTTGCAAAGCATCAAAAAGGCAGGCACAGCCAATCCGGTGTTTATTCTGGATGAAATTGACAAGGTAGGCAACGACTTCCGCGGCGACCCTGCATCGGCCTTACTGGAAGTACTTGACCCCGAGCAAAACAGCACCTTTTTAGACAACTATTTGGAGGTAGAATACGACCTTTCAAAGGTGATGTTTATTGCAACCGCTAACTCGCTGGATACCATTCATCCTGCGCTGCGCGACCGCATGGAAATCATAGAAATTACAGGTTACACACAAGAAGAAAAGGTGCAAATTGCCAAACAACACCTGTTGCCCAAACTTCGCAAAGACCATGGCCTCAAAGCCAAAGATTTCAGCATAGACGATAAAACCCTGCTGAAAATAGTGGAAGAATATACCCGCGAATCGGGCGTGCGCAATTTGGAACAAAAACTCGGTGCAGTAGTGCGCCATGTAGCCAAGTGGGTGGCCATGGAAGAGCCTTATCAGAAGCGGATTAAACCCTCTGATGTGGAGGCAATTTTGGGTGCTCCCATTTTTGACCGCGAAATGTATCAAAACAACAATTTCGCAGGCGTTGTAACAGGTTTGGCATGGACACAAGCGGGCGGCGAAATCTTGTTTGTGGAAGCAAGCCTCAACAAAGGCAAAGGAGCGCTTACCTTGTCAGGGCAGTTGGGCGACGTAATGAAGGAGTCTGCCATTACGGCACTTTCCTATCTGAAAGCGCATGCCGATGAGCTTGGTATAGACCACCGCATTTTTAATAATTACGACCTTCATATCCACGTTCCGGCAGGCGCCGTACCCAAAGACGGTCCCTCGGCAGGTATTACCATGCTGACCGCATTGGCTTCCCTCTACACACAGCGAAAAGTAAAAGACCGCTTGGCAATGACCGGCGAAATCACGCTGCGCGGGAAAGTATTGCCCGTGGGCGGTATCAAAGAAAAGCTGCTGGCTGCCCGACGTGCAGGTATCAACGAAATCGTACTGTCTGCCCGCAACCGCAAAGATGTGGAAGAGATAGACACACAATACCTCCACGATTTGACCATCCACTATGTAGAAACCATAGATGAGGTGCTCCAAAAGGCACTGCTGCCCGAAAAAGTAGCCAAACCCATGCATTTTGAGGTGGAAACCACACCGCAGGTAACTACCAACGGACAGACTGCGGGGGCGTAG